From Aristaeella lactis, the proteins below share one genomic window:
- the priA gene encoding replication restart helicase PriA codes for MYCQVIIDIVHENVASPFTYRIPEEMELIPGQRVAVPFGRREKEGIILGLSETCDLDESRVKDILRPLEDYAAVPAELMELAGQMALEAHCPLAETLRLMLPAQMRGGRIHVKTEKTAVLNVQAEKALAMAEAEKRSPKRAAILRMLADGKVHMVSELASAVKEPREALRKLAADEIILLSEEESLRVPGSSFGSLQNPGFTLTAGQREALDEILPCLTGKGGRFLLHGVTGSGKTEVFMAAVQETLTLGKSAIILVPEIALTPQMVSWFRGRFGPVAAVIHSRLSPGERFDEWRRIRRGEARVVIGARSAVFSPARDLGLIVVDEEHESTYMSDHHPRYDAREVALNRCARENATLILASATPSILSFARARRGDYMLLEMPRRVKDRPLPEVEIVDMREELENGNRTVLSASLRRTLKECVTRGEQAMLLMNRRGYNSFVSCRSCGYVVKCPNCDISMTYHVASNDGMLRCHYCGQAMRPPETCPECGGKYIRYFGAGTQKVEEEVAKLLPGIPTARMDYDTTGGKDGHGKILEEFRSGRARVLIGTQMIAKGLDFPQVTLVGVIAADMTLNLPDYRSRERTFQLLTQVAGRAGRGEKPGKVIIQTYKPEDPVIGYAASQDYRSFFEDEFRRRRRGLYPPFTLLVRFLTESRSEEAAVRTADQLEREIRDMMENHPAWQKKVLLVSNDTPGVKVLRGKNRRHVLMKLLVGPETDEMIAAMTELAREPAGDTEVWFEVNPTTMI; via the coding sequence GTGTATTGTCAGGTGATCATCGACATCGTGCACGAGAACGTGGCAAGCCCTTTTACCTACAGAATTCCTGAGGAAATGGAACTTATACCGGGCCAGCGTGTGGCCGTACCTTTCGGAAGACGGGAAAAGGAAGGAATTATCCTTGGTCTGTCTGAAACCTGCGATCTTGATGAAAGCAGGGTGAAGGACATCCTCCGTCCGCTGGAAGACTATGCGGCTGTTCCGGCTGAACTGATGGAGCTGGCCGGGCAGATGGCTCTCGAAGCGCACTGCCCCCTGGCTGAAACCCTTCGCCTTATGCTGCCGGCACAGATGCGGGGCGGCCGTATTCACGTTAAGACAGAAAAAACGGCCGTACTGAATGTTCAGGCTGAAAAAGCCCTGGCAATGGCGGAAGCTGAAAAAAGAAGCCCCAAACGGGCAGCCATCCTGCGGATGCTTGCGGATGGAAAAGTCCATATGGTCAGTGAACTGGCTTCCGCGGTAAAGGAACCGCGTGAAGCGCTCAGGAAACTTGCAGCGGATGAAATCATCCTGCTGTCGGAAGAGGAAAGCCTCCGCGTTCCGGGCAGCTCATTTGGAAGCCTTCAGAATCCCGGGTTTACACTGACTGCCGGGCAGCGGGAGGCACTGGATGAGATTCTTCCCTGCCTGACAGGAAAGGGAGGCAGGTTTCTCCTTCATGGCGTAACAGGCAGCGGAAAGACCGAAGTTTTTATGGCTGCTGTTCAGGAAACGCTGACACTGGGAAAAAGCGCCATTATTCTTGTACCTGAAATTGCCCTGACCCCGCAGATGGTGTCCTGGTTCCGGGGAAGGTTCGGGCCTGTTGCCGCCGTTATTCATTCCAGGCTCAGTCCGGGAGAACGGTTTGACGAATGGCGTCGGATCCGGCGCGGAGAGGCACGGGTTGTGATCGGAGCCCGCAGCGCTGTTTTCTCACCTGCCAGGGATCTGGGACTGATTGTGGTGGATGAGGAACATGAAAGCACTTACATGAGTGATCACCATCCGCGGTATGACGCGAGAGAAGTCGCCCTGAACCGGTGCGCGCGTGAAAATGCCACCCTGATCCTTGCCAGCGCCACACCCAGCATCCTGAGTTTTGCCCGGGCCAGGAGAGGTGATTACATGCTCCTGGAGATGCCCAGGAGGGTCAAGGATCGTCCGCTTCCTGAAGTGGAGATCGTCGATATGAGGGAGGAACTGGAAAACGGCAACCGTACCGTCCTGAGCGCATCGTTGAGAAGAACCCTGAAGGAATGTGTGACACGGGGAGAGCAGGCGATGCTGCTGATGAACCGGCGGGGATACAATTCCTTTGTCAGCTGCAGGTCCTGCGGGTATGTTGTCAAGTGCCCGAACTGTGATATCAGCATGACTTACCATGTGGCGAGCAACGATGGAATGCTCAGGTGCCATTACTGCGGACAGGCCATGAGGCCGCCTGAAACCTGTCCGGAATGCGGCGGGAAATATATCCGGTATTTCGGGGCCGGGACACAAAAAGTTGAGGAGGAAGTCGCGAAACTCCTGCCAGGTATTCCGACCGCCAGAATGGATTATGACACAACCGGCGGAAAAGACGGACACGGAAAGATCCTGGAGGAATTCCGGAGCGGACGCGCACGGGTCCTTATCGGCACGCAGATGATTGCCAAAGGGCTGGACTTTCCGCAGGTCACACTGGTTGGTGTGATCGCGGCGGATATGACCCTGAACCTGCCGGATTACAGAAGCAGGGAGCGGACCTTCCAGCTGCTGACGCAGGTGGCCGGCCGGGCAGGACGCGGGGAAAAACCTGGGAAGGTGATCATTCAGACCTATAAGCCTGAAGATCCTGTGATCGGATATGCAGCATCCCAGGACTACCGGTCTTTCTTTGAAGATGAATTCCGGAGACGCAGACGCGGACTGTATCCGCCTTTTACCCTGCTTGTCCGTTTCCTGACAGAAAGCCGGAGCGAAGAAGCAGCGGTCCGCACGGCAGACCAGCTTGAGCGGGAAATACGGGACATGATGGAAAATCATCCTGCCTGGCAGAAAAAGGTGCTGCTTGTCTCCAACGATACACCCGGGGTGAAAGTGCTGCGGGGTAAAAACCGCCGCCACGTACTGATGAAACTGCTGGTCGGGCCGGAA
- the nifS gene encoding cysteine desulfurase NifS, whose protein sequence is MKKYIYLDHAATTPVSPAVLEVMLPFFSEYSGNASAVYAAGREARKAVEKARKQVAAAIGAEPREILFTSGGSESDNLALKGTAFALKDRGTHIITTAIEHPAVLNTCRWLEKQGFEVTYVQPDSRGWISPEKVMSAVRNNTVLISVMTANNEIGTIEPVAEIGRSAHEKGILFHTDAVQAVGSIPVSVNEWNADLLSLSAHKFYGPKGIGALFIRRGTRIDNLIHGGEQERGLRAGTENVPCIAGLGKAIEEAVNHMDENARKAASLRDRLADGILRNIPGVSINGPEENRLPNNCSMRFERIDGEALLLRLDLAGIAASSGSACTSGSQEISHVLRAVGLTEEEARSSLRLTTGPDNTEAEIDTAVQTISDIVKDLRSLYHG, encoded by the coding sequence ATGAAGAAGTACATTTACCTGGATCATGCGGCAACAACACCTGTCAGCCCTGCGGTGCTGGAGGTTATGCTGCCCTTTTTTTCTGAATATTCCGGAAATGCTTCGGCCGTGTATGCCGCAGGCAGGGAAGCAAGAAAAGCCGTGGAAAAGGCCAGGAAACAGGTGGCTGCGGCGATCGGTGCGGAACCGAGGGAGATCCTCTTTACATCCGGAGGAAGTGAAAGCGATAACCTTGCGCTGAAAGGAACAGCCTTTGCGCTGAAGGACAGAGGAACACACATAATCACGACAGCCATCGAGCATCCGGCAGTGCTGAACACCTGCAGATGGCTTGAAAAACAGGGCTTTGAAGTGACCTATGTACAGCCTGACAGCAGGGGATGGATCAGCCCTGAAAAAGTCATGAGCGCGGTCCGGAATAATACTGTGCTGATCAGCGTGATGACTGCCAACAATGAGATCGGAACCATTGAACCTGTTGCTGAAATCGGCAGGTCTGCACATGAAAAGGGGATCCTGTTCCATACAGATGCTGTACAGGCGGTCGGATCCATTCCGGTCAGCGTGAATGAATGGAACGCGGACCTTCTGAGCCTCAGCGCACATAAGTTTTACGGTCCCAAGGGGATCGGCGCGCTGTTTATCCGGCGGGGGACCAGGATCGACAACCTCATTCACGGCGGAGAACAGGAAAGGGGCCTGCGGGCAGGCACCGAAAATGTTCCCTGTATTGCGGGCCTTGGCAAGGCAATCGAAGAAGCTGTGAACCATATGGATGAAAATGCCCGCAAAGCCGCTTCCCTGCGTGACAGGCTGGCGGACGGAATCCTGCGGAATATTCCCGGTGTATCGATCAACGGACCTGAAGAAAACCGTCTGCCGAATAACTGCAGCATGCGATTTGAAAGGATCGACGGGGAAGCTCTGCTGCTTCGTCTTGATCTTGCGGGAATCGCCGCGTCCAGCGGCAGTGCCTGTACCTCCGGAAGCCAGGAAATCAGCCATGTGCTGCGGGCTGTCGGACTGACTGAAGAGGAAGCCCGGAGCAGCCTGCGGCTGACCACAGGTCCTGACAATACGGAAGCGGAAATTGACACAGCGGTACAGACGATCAGCGATATCGTGAAGGACCTTCGTTCCCTGTATCACGGCTGA
- a CDS encoding TRAP transporter permease has protein sequence MDNKDMNMMPESAEAEKQAAAADLDAIMRKYDRESNVRIWVGKPKIFVGIILAVFSLYCMYVTLFANFLDQVRLSSFLGLVIIMGYLTYPAKKGHVKVNHMPWYDIVLMILGAAAFFYYTFRAPALMTTRIKTKLTDPVYITAGIVGIVVLCELCRRSVGLPILCVAGLFLSYTIYFYVKDGKLLSNVVHELFYNENGLLSTPLNVCSKYIVVFIIFGAFLEKTGISEFFIALANGLTGRFAGGPAKVAVISSALCGMVSGSSVGNTVTTGSITIPMMKKTGYDKNFSGAVEAAASTGGQIMPPIMGAAAFLMADYLGVPYSDIIVRAILPACLYFLGVFLSVHLEAKRLGLKGLSREQLPRIRELMKESYLLLPLAILIYLVCSNTKTMQFSAAVSILATIAVGVISNIHRNIRHGKPLQTGEGTHNQRFRPVNVFEALENGGRSCISVAVACGVAGLICGCLTVTGLASTVINAIVTVSQGKLFLGLLLTMICCIILGMGLPTTATYCIMASTCAPILFKMDVPLLAAHFFVFYYGIVADITPPVALAAYAGSAISGGSPMKTGVNATRLAIAGFIIPFIFALSPDMLLINATWQDVLLITVTSIIGMYGVTFGLSGFHSFEMSGQGRVVGYVQRIISIAGGLLLIYPGILTDIIGVALVGAVLIWRRISSSGKNKIKT, from the coding sequence GTGGATAATAAGGACATGAACATGATGCCTGAATCCGCGGAAGCCGAAAAACAGGCGGCCGCGGCCGATCTTGACGCAATTATGCGGAAATATGACCGGGAAAGCAATGTCCGGATCTGGGTGGGAAAACCAAAAATTTTCGTCGGGATCATCCTGGCCGTGTTTTCCCTGTACTGCATGTATGTGACCCTGTTTGCCAATTTCCTGGACCAGGTGCGGCTCAGCTCATTCCTGGGACTGGTTATTATCATGGGGTACCTGACCTATCCCGCCAAAAAGGGACATGTGAAGGTAAATCATATGCCCTGGTATGACATTGTGCTGATGATCCTGGGCGCAGCCGCCTTCTTCTATTATACTTTCCGGGCTCCTGCGCTGATGACGACAAGGATCAAGACAAAGCTGACCGATCCGGTGTACATTACAGCCGGCATAGTCGGTATTGTTGTCCTGTGTGAACTGTGCCGCCGCAGTGTGGGTCTTCCGATCCTCTGCGTTGCAGGACTCTTCCTTTCCTACACGATCTATTTCTATGTCAAGGACGGCAAACTGCTGTCCAATGTGGTGCATGAGCTCTTTTACAATGAAAACGGGCTTCTGTCAACGCCGCTGAATGTGTGTTCAAAGTATATTGTAGTATTTATTATCTTTGGCGCATTCCTTGAGAAAACGGGCATATCAGAATTCTTTATCGCTCTGGCGAACGGACTGACAGGCCGGTTTGCAGGTGGTCCCGCAAAGGTTGCTGTTATTTCCAGCGCACTGTGCGGAATGGTTTCAGGCTCCTCTGTCGGCAATACCGTTACGACCGGTTCCATCACGATTCCGATGATGAAGAAAACCGGTTATGACAAGAACTTCTCCGGCGCGGTTGAGGCAGCTGCCTCCACCGGCGGACAGATCATGCCTCCGATCATGGGCGCGGCCGCGTTCCTGATGGCGGATTACCTGGGTGTGCCGTATTCCGACATCATCGTAAGAGCCATCCTGCCCGCCTGCCTGTATTTCCTCGGTGTTTTCCTTTCTGTCCACCTGGAAGCGAAACGGCTTGGACTTAAGGGCCTGAGCAGGGAACAGCTTCCGCGCATCAGGGAACTGATGAAGGAAAGCTACCTTCTTCTTCCGCTGGCCATCCTGATCTACCTGGTTTGTTCCAACACGAAAACCATGCAGTTCTCCGCTGCGGTCTCCATCCTGGCAACGATCGCGGTCGGCGTGATCAGCAATATCCACAGGAATATACGCCACGGAAAACCCCTGCAGACAGGAGAGGGAACCCACAACCAGCGTTTCAGGCCCGTAAACGTATTTGAGGCGCTTGAAAACGGCGGCAGAAGCTGCATTTCCGTAGCGGTTGCCTGCGGCGTGGCCGGTCTGATCTGCGGATGCCTGACCGTCACAGGCCTTGCCTCCACCGTGATCAACGCGATTGTTACGGTTTCCCAGGGAAAACTTTTCCTGGGGCTCCTGCTGACAATGATCTGCTGTATCATCCTGGGCATGGGGCTTCCCACTACAGCAACCTACTGCATTATGGCATCCACCTGCGCACCGATCCTGTTTAAGATGGATGTTCCGCTGCTGGCGGCTCACTTCTTTGTGTTCTATTACGGTATCGTAGCGGATATTACACCGCCGGTTGCGCTGGCGGCCTATGCAGGATCTGCCATTTCCGGCGGAAGCCCGATGAAAACAGGTGTGAACGCCACACGACTTGCCATCGCCGGGTTTATTATCCCGTTTATTTTCGCACTCAGTCCTGATATGCTGCTGATCAACGCAACATGGCAGGATGTCCTCCTGATCACCGTGACATCCATCATCGGAATGTACGGCGTCACCTTCGGACTGAGCGGATTCCATTCCTTCGAAATGAGCGGGCAGGGACGGGTTGTCGGATATGTGCAGCGGATCATATCCATTGCAGGAGGACTGCTCCTGATCTATCCCGGTATTCTGACGGATATTATCGGCGTTGCGCTGGTCGGCGCTGTGCTGATCTGGAGACGTATCAGCAGTTCGGGAAAGAATAAGATCAAAACCTGA
- a CDS encoding TAXI family TRAP transporter solute-binding subunit has product MKKLIALLLSLMMVLSVTAALADGLTFTTGGTAGTYYAYGNVLAQYVAGNSDVAMTAVAGNGSADNIDKLDMEVAQLGFVQNDVAYYAYNGIRIYEGDPVDSFTAIAALYTETVQLITCNPDIKSVADLKGKNVSIGSQGSGVYFNAIDFLNAYDMTEADITPTYQSFGDSAEALKDGKIDAAFVVAGAPTPAVTDLATSKDMYLISLDDEHVAKLQEISGAYTKSIIAAGTYAKQDTDVVTVGVKATIIANGQVTEDEAYTIVKTIFEGKDSIAHDKAKELDLEYASTCGLPYHPGAAKYFAEQGITVDVVNP; this is encoded by the coding sequence ATGAAGAAACTGATTGCGCTGCTGCTGAGCCTGATGATGGTTCTGTCCGTGACTGCCGCACTGGCAGACGGGCTGACCTTTACAACCGGCGGAACAGCCGGTACCTATTACGCTTACGGCAATGTGCTGGCCCAGTATGTTGCCGGTAATTCCGACGTGGCCATGACCGCTGTTGCCGGCAACGGATCTGCTGACAACATCGACAAGCTTGATATGGAAGTTGCCCAGCTGGGTTTCGTGCAAAATGACGTTGCCTACTATGCCTACAACGGCATCCGGATTTACGAAGGCGATCCTGTGGACTCCTTCACGGCCATTGCTGCCCTGTATACCGAGACCGTTCAGCTGATCACCTGCAACCCAGACATCAAGAGCGTGGCGGACCTGAAGGGCAAGAACGTTTCCATCGGTTCCCAGGGTTCCGGCGTGTATTTCAACGCCATCGACTTCCTGAATGCCTATGATATGACAGAAGCCGATATCACCCCCACCTACCAGAGCTTCGGTGATTCCGCAGAAGCCCTGAAGGACGGCAAGATTGACGCTGCCTTTGTTGTTGCCGGCGCTCCGACCCCTGCCGTGACGGACCTGGCCACCAGCAAGGATATGTACCTGATCTCCCTGGACGATGAGCATGTCGCGAAACTGCAGGAGATCTCCGGTGCCTACACCAAGAGCATCATCGCTGCCGGCACCTATGCCAAGCAGGATACCGATGTGGTCACTGTCGGCGTGAAGGCTACCATCATCGCCAACGGACAGGTGACCGAAGACGAAGCCTACACCATCGTGAAGACCATCTTCGAAGGCAAGGACAGCATCGCCCATGACAAAGCCAAGGAACTTGATCTTGAGTATGCTTCCACCTGCGGACTGCCTTATCATCCGGGCGCCGCGAAGTACTTTGCGGAACAGGGCATCACTGTGGATGTCGTCAATCCCTGA
- a CDS encoding VanZ family protein produces the protein MTGTVWQKTWVRLLTTILTIGIMTMIFAFSMENAEQSDLRSGAFSRTVISILHPDYEQMETVQQKELYDSIQHAVRKTAHFTEYLLLGFMLRLCLESWFGSRMKKLSPLALIGFGAGTAYACSDEMHQLAIEGRSGQWTDVLVDGSGVLAGVMLATLLIRRMNRKDALRKTAEA, from the coding sequence ATGACAGGAACCGTTTGGCAGAAAACCTGGGTCAGGCTGCTGACAACCATTCTGACAATTGGTATTATGACGATGATATTCGCTTTTTCCATGGAGAACGCTGAACAGTCCGATCTGAGGAGCGGAGCGTTTTCCAGAACGGTGATCAGTATTCTTCATCCTGATTATGAACAGATGGAAACGGTACAGCAGAAAGAATTATATGACAGTATTCAGCACGCGGTTCGAAAAACCGCTCATTTTACCGAGTATCTGCTGCTGGGCTTCATGCTCAGGCTGTGCCTGGAAAGCTGGTTCGGCAGCCGGATGAAAAAGCTTTCACCGCTGGCGCTGATCGGGTTTGGAGCTGGTACTGCCTATGCCTGCAGTGATGAGATGCATCAGCTGGCCATAGAGGGAAGAAGCGGACAATGGACTGACGTGCTTGTGGACGGAAGCGGGGTGCTGGCCGGCGTTATGCTGGCGACACTGCTGATTCGCAGGATGAACCGGAAGGACGCACTGAGGAAGACAGCGGAGGCGTAA